In the Apodemus sylvaticus chromosome 3, mApoSyl1.1, whole genome shotgun sequence genome, CACGTTAGAGTAATCGAGAGATTCCTTTTTCTGcacgtgtgtacgtgtgtatgtgtgtgtccacagcCCAAGGTTGAATCTTATTATGTACTACAACTTTTGCATCACATTAAATTTTTTGAACTATAAAAACACTAATTTTTTGACAACTTAGTTTttcataaaatgtaatttaatggTAAATTGgggttattgttatttttaaatgaatattttgaaaTTGCTGGGTTTTCCTaaagttttttaaagttcttGTGTCATATTccatacctttaatcacagcattctggaagcagagacaggagaatgtattgagtttgaggccagcctggtcaacatagcgAGTtcgaggacagtcagggctacagagtaagaccctatctcagaaataaagaaatctctTCTGTCTTTAACGGACATGCTAGACTAGTAGtctgtgttgtgatcataaaaagacaaataggtaaaagatatgttctatgggcgtgtgggggaagggggtgcctcagcaggcccatgccaaggcatcccttccccgtgagggaccagacacacgacTCTAttctatagtatagaatagagtttatttagggcatgggtagtagaggcagagaaaggcagagagaaggagagagtagagaagtagaggccgccAGGAGGtagtggcgcacccctgtaatcccagcactctgggaggcagaggcaggcggatttctgagttggaggccagcctggtctacagagtgagatccaggacagccagggctatacagagaaaccttgtctcggaaaaaaaccaaaagacaacaacaacaacagaaaagaagtagaggccggccatgaccatgtggagagaggggggaagggaagagcccaagagggaaagagagaaccagaggataagagagagagagaggagggacttaccaggtaactgtggggtggagcttagaatcctAACAATCCTAACAATTTGCCCCTGAGCTATATAGCTTCAGCCACACTGTAGTCTTTGAGTATAGGGTTTCtaagatggagaaaaaaattgGAGAACCACCCTATATATCAATgtatcatctttttttaaaaaagattaaagaattgaGAATAACTTACATCCCCCAGTAAAGTGTTaagtacttttcttttttggtgacaGGATTTCATGCTAaccctcactggcctggaacttactaggtGATTCCCTGGTGCTGGAATCACAGACccgagccaccacacctggcttattaTTGCTGCTAAACAGACTGTGTAAGCAGTCCTAGTTTCCTGCTGTTAGGATTGtgcctaagctccaccccacagttacctggcaacagccaggtatgcctggcccgctataaaagggactgctcctcccccaccccactcacaCTCTTTTAgcatctctctttccccctcttgggctcccctcccccctctctctccacgtggtcatggccggcctctgcttctctactctctccctctccctgcctttctctgcctctacttcccccttaactcccctccccatgccctgaataaactatacTGTGCTATACCGTGGTGTGTCTGgaccctcagggggaagggatgccttggcaggGCTGCTGGGGCACCCTTTCCCCACACCTCTGTAGAACACGTTCTCACACCTCATTctctttatgatcacaacagctGTCATCTTAGAAAGTCCCCTTAGTTCCTTTCCAGCCTCTTATCCCTGAAGCCACCACGGCTTTATTTTGGATTTCTGGAGTAGAGTTTTCAGTGTTCACATGAGAGATTCACGTGAGTGGACTCATGCTCTTGGGTCTTTTATGTCTAGCTCCTTTATTACCACCATCAAATATAACGTGTCGAAGTGAGGATGGTTAACTACGGGTGCCGGAAGAGCTGAGAGTCATGCCAGTTCACACAGAGACGGTTCTAGGGACAATGAGAGAGGACAGAGCAAGGGCTCCTACAGTCAGAGGAGGGGCAGAGTACAAAGGGTCAGTCACTGTAGTCGATGGAAATGCAGCAGGGCCAAGGCCAGAACTGCCTGCTCCCTGGCAGTTCTAGaagcttgagttcctgcctcccACAGACTGGGGACAAGAGGCCTTGGCTGTGGGGATGATAACATTTCAAAGATTCAGGTCTTTAAAGAAGATTGTTCAGAGCTGGAAGGGATGCATATTCACAGCTTTAAGGCCTTTTTTGGTTCTTGCTGTAAAATAGGGAGATTCCGAGCCTCTTATCAAGTGTTGGCTGGAACAGAGAGACTTCTACAGCCTTTTTTAGGCTTTCCTCAGGCAAGCATTTTAACTAAGACTTCCGCTCTCTCCTAAAGATGTGGCCTTATGCTACTAGAAGCCATGCTAGAGTTTGGTCAAATAGTGTTTTGATGCAGGTGTTGTATACTGAGTCCTGCAGGTTTATGATAATGCTTATGTccgttatttattttgttgtagcAGGGGAAACGCTCTGCTAGTGACTCCGTCCCCAGCTTCCTTCTccttttaaaattcctttcattGGGGTCCGTGGTATTTTGAAACATGGCTCAATACTTGAGCTCAATGTGTACACCAGAGTGGCCccaaacttgtgatcttcctgcctaagTCTACAGAAAACCTTAGTTGCACTACCTGCCCTACCAGCTTCATTGTTCTCTATGGACTcccaagtctgtctgtctctccttctctccctctctccctccattctttcATTCTCTTGGCTTTACTTCTTTTTCATGCTTAATATAATATCCAGAATATTGCACACattaggtaagcactctaccactgagccacatccccagccctcagGGATTAAGTTAAGTGACCTCTGAGAATCCCGGCTAGCAGGAAGAATTGCTGACACATCCTTAATCCTCAAGCTCTGGAGACCTGGGCAAGAGAATCTGTTCCagactggtctacacagtgaattccaggccagccaggactacattgtTAGACGCccatctcaaagcaaaacaagtGGAAAGAATTGATGTAGACCATGCACTGGGCAAGGGACAGATGGAAAAGGAGGAGCCGACAGTCGCAGCAGTGGGGCATGCAGTAGAGTGAGCCGACATTGTGGTCTGTCCTGCGGGGACACTCATtcactgaacttttttttttttttggtttttcgagacagggtttctctgtgtggccctgtcctggaactcactctgtagaccaggctggcctcgaactcagaaatccacctgtctctatctcccaagggctgggtttaaaggcttgcgccaccaccgcccggcctcatTGAACATCTTGTGCAATTGGCCTTCCTGAACTATTCTGTGTTCAAACTTGGACTAGTTAGTCAGGAGAAGTAACAGATGATAGAAAATATTTACCGAGAGGCAAATATCTAAGACACCTGACAAGCATGAAATTGACTGTGTCACCCAGGGTATACTTGAACTGGGCTCAAGTGATTATCCATCTTCAAACTCTAGCTGGAACTGCAGGGACCCATTGCTGCACACAACTTAGATGTTTTAGGCTACCTAGAAGAGGTCGGGCATGGACATGCTTGTAACCTCAGCATATGGGGTAGGAGGATCAGACTAGCCTGAAGTGCATAGGGAGACTCAGTGtctaaaaccaaagcaaaatgaaacaaaacatggAAAGCCTCCTGCCTTGGTACTTTCTACAAGTTATCgttcatttaaatataaatttaaggaGTTGGTTATTTTGTCTTTGAACTAATACTAGGAAAAGATTATTAAGTTTGTTAAGTATATAGCAAAAGGTCTAACTGCCTCATGTTTTCCTGCTTTTAAGATTTTCTTCCTAATTTGTTTTAAAGGTTTGCTTATGTTTTATCTGTTGGAGTATGTTGAGGGATGATAGGTGTGCCCCATACGTAAGCCTAGTACCCATGAAGGCaacagatcccttggaactggagttacagggtgGTGGGGAGTCACCATTTGGTGCTGGAAACCAAGTCCCTaccctctgccagagcagcaagtgctcctgaTGGAAGAACTGCCTCTCCGGCGCTATCACTTTTGTTTGCTTTGACTTGACTTCATATGTGTGATCAGtcagtgtgcatgtgcacagaaGTCAGGCAGCCTGGGGGGTCGGTCCGTCCTTCTGCCTTCTTTGAGACGAGGTCTCTTGGGCACTAGTAAGCCGGGATACCTGGCCCAGGAATATCTAGATatgccttcctaatgctgcaaccttttaatacagttccttatgttttaTGGTGACcctccataaaattatttgttactacttcatggttgtaattttgctactgttatgaagcataatgtaaataaatatctgtgGTTTCCCATGGTCTTAGGAGagccacagattgagaaccaccaGGCTGTAGCTGCTTGTTTTCCCCTCCAGTTCTTGTATGCATGCTGGGATAGTAGATATTTGTGCTGTTGTGTGTGATGTTAGCATGGTTCTCAAGATCAGAGCTTGTGTCATGTTGCCTTGCATAACGTGTGTTTTTAcctactgagctctctctctctctctctcttcttccccccaccccccccatcccTCGTGTATAGTATATAAAAAGGGAGATGaggatgcatgtatgtatgtaccacaGTATATATAGGGAAGTCAAGGGACATTTTTAGGAGTCAATTTTCTCTTTCCACTATGTGGTCCAGTACAGCAAGTACaagcttttagccactgagcctccacctcccccccaccccccacccccatacccctCACTCAGATGGGGTGTTATTGCGAGCGGAGGCAGCACATgtctttatcccagcactggggaggcagaggcatccaGATctctaagttggaggccagcctgcttcacagagcaagttccaggatatccagggctaaacagagaaaccctgactcaagaatgaatgaatgaatgaatgaatgaatgaatatgggGTGTTACTATGTACCCAGGTTGTCCTAGTAGCCTGGGCTGGGATAGAATCTATGATCTACCTGCCTTAGCCACTTAAggattacagttgtgagctgataTCCAGCTAGgatgatgttcttttttttttaaataacatttttttattgaatataatcttcatttatatttcaaatgctaaaacttttcccagttttcccccctccctgaaaacccccaactaGGATGATGTTCTTGATGAGTAGCAGTGACCTCTGTTTGCTGCGTGTCAGTATTCGAGAATTATTTTTGTATGATTTGAAAGTCAAGTTCTGTGATTTACACatattttttccctctctccctcagatTTGGATCATACAGCTGATGTCCAGTGAGTATAGCAGGGGTTGGTCCGTGAACTGTCTTTAAATAGAATGAGtgctttagtttttttaaatttattttatatacatatatatgtatatgtatgtgtatatatacatacacacacacacactgtagatgTTTATAGATTCACAAGAAGAAggcatcggaccccattacagatggttgtgagatatcatgtggttgctgggatttgaactcaggacctcagccaggtggtggcggcggcagtgcactcctgtaatcccagcactccgggaggcagaggcaggtggatttctgagttcgaggccagcctggtctacagagtgagttccaggatagccaggactacacagaaaaaccctgtctcgaaaaaaaccaaatcaaaaacaaacaaacaaacaaaaaaatgaagtcaggacctctggaagagcagttagtgtttttaactgctgagccatctctccagccctgggctttaattttttaataagaaattttaactatatttatctgATTTTCTTATATGTATGgacattttgcctgtatgtatgtatatgtaccatatgtatttatttatctaatgtCTGTAAGTAGTACActgtacactgtctctgtcttcagacacaccagcagagggcatcagatcccattacagatggttgtgagccaccatgtggatgctgggacttgaactcaggacctctggaagagctgagccacttaaccactgagccatctctccagtcccccctaTTTTTTCTGATAAGATCTTactgtagcactggctggcctggaatttgttatATAGACTAGggtagcctcaaattcatagagatacacctgagttttgggattaaaggtgcccagcatataattacattttattttgtggggtgtgtgtgtaaaagacatGAGTGCCACAGTGTAaggtcagttctttccttccaccacagTGTCAGGCCTGATGGCATGATTCTTTACCTTCTGGCCCAAgtgtatttctgtttttctccttttattttgttgttttaaatctgAAATGATGGTTTAAAAGCATCCAATGTGGGTGCCATTAAATTAGACATGTAGTTTATATTTATGAAACTGGTTTTCCTTTGCTTTACCGTGGGATTTTGTATCTTGCAGTTGATTGTGCACACACTATGGCCCttttcacttttgtttgttttgattttgaggctgcacgcgtGGGGAGACACTCTGGAGGAGGCGTTCGAGCAGTGCGCCATGGCCATGTTTGGCTACATGACAGACACGGGGACCGTGGAGCCCCTGCAGACAGTGGAGGTGGAGGCCCAAGGTGAGCCTCTGCTCGCAGAGGAAATCATGACGTGCACACACATTGTTCTGCATGATCTGAGGGTTTGGTCGGTCGCAGAGACCGCCAGGGTGGATTCTGAGCGGTGCTAACCTTTCCCCGCTGCCCCTTTGACCCTCTCTGTAGGAGATGACTTGCAGTCCCTGCTGTTTCACTTTCTGGACGAGTGGCTGTACAAGTTCAGTGCTGATGAGTACTTCATACCCCGAGTAAGCCCAGGGGGttcttgggtttgggttttttggtttttgtttttgtttttttctgaacaaGTAGGCTGTTGGTTCACATTTTTAAATGgaacaaataattaaaagtaagCTATAGGGgcgctggagaggtggctcagcagttaagagcactgactgctcttctgaaggtcctgagttcaaatcccagcaaccaaatggtggctcacaaccatccgtaatgagatctgatgccctcttctggagtgtctgaagacagctacagtgtacttacgtataataaataaataaaatctttaaaaaaaaaaagtaagctatAGGATCCAAAAATTAGTCCATCAAGATATATGAGGTAATGttgaattatataaattatacagtttttaaaggatgttttgtttattttcagtttatGTCTAGTTTTGCTGCTTGCATATCTGTGCTCCAAGTGCATGCAGTGCcagtgaaggccagaagagggcatcacagcCCCTGCTACCATAATCACAAATCGTTGTGACTTTCCATAGAAATGCGGGGAATCAATTctgggttttctgcaagagcagccaaggGCTGTTACTGCTGAGcgatttctccagctccatgtagATCCTTATTGAGTAACCTGTTTGCCTaggtatattctctctctctcttttctaaaCTTAGAAAATCTCTGACTGAAGTATTTGATATCACTAAGCTGGAGAGATCATTTACTGAGCCAGCGTGAGGGGCAAGCCGTTCATTAtaccactcaggaagcagaggcaaaggagccctgagttccaggacagcctggtttacagagccaGGTCTATGTCTGTCAGGACTATGTATTGAGCcctagtcaaaaaaaaaaaaaagggaaagggaaagagaaggcgGGGCAATGGGGAGGCGGGGCAGTGCACTTGTGAGCTGTGTTCAGGTCCCCGTGTCCAGTTGTTGCCTTTGAAGTTGAGTGCCTCTGCCACTGCCCTAAGTTCAACAATTAATGATTTTAGACTTCTTAATGCAAACAAACGGGGGAAAAAAGCCAAATGCAAATTGTCTGCTGCTGCCGACCTCTAGgacacctctccagcacctggcACATGCCCTTGTGTTTCCAGAATCCCCGTCTCTCATTTGGCAGCTCCATCCGCCACGTGTCCACTGAGTCACTCATCCTACCGACTCGCTGTGGGCAGATAGGATCCCACCCCAccaccagacagggtttctctgtgtagtccgggctgtcctagaacagattctggaggccaggctggcctggaactcagagctgtgtttgcctctgcttcctgagtgctgggattaaaggcacgcccccccaccccccacccccattgccagtctgtttcttctgtttgctctttttgtttgctttgtgaaaAGTAACGATTTTCTGAGCTGTGGTTGTAGCGCTCTTGGCAGAATGCCGACTCGGCATTCTGAAAGCCCTGGTTTCTGTCCCCAGCACTCCatacagccaggcatggtggcgtgTGCTTGTGATCCCACCACTGCAGAGATGAAGGCTAAAGGGGCCACAGTGCATACTTTTCCTTGGCTATATTTTGAGGCTAACATGAGTAATATAAGGCCTTGtttcaaagatattttaaaataagataaattacattttctttcctctttaggAAGTGAAAGTACTTAATATTGATCAAAAAAATTTCAAGTTACGATCCATTGGGTAAGTATTCAAACTAGCTAAGTAGCAAGTCACAAAAGatgttaaaatatgtaaatatatataatgtacatgtatatatatgtatatatgtgtgtatctctctagatagatagatagatagatagatagatagataggtagatagatagatagatagatagatagatagatagatagatagatatcttgTATAAATGGTGAGTCAGGGGATCATTGCATTGGTTAGCCTTGGTAGGTTGACCTGTATAGACCCCTAGGAGTGTGAACTATCCTGAGCTTTAGAAACTCAGAAACTATGGAAATAAATTTCTTTCTGGATTTGTAAGCTTAATTCCAAATCTTGAAAAATTGATTTTAATCCAGGCAGTTATGGTAGAcacttttaatttcagcactcaggagacagaagcagttggatctctgagttctaggccagcctggtctatagagtgagttccaggacagccaaggctacacagagaaaccctgtcttgggaaaaatgtgtttgtatgggtatgtatgtttACCACACACGTCTCGTGCCTGCAGAGGGTGTCAGGTCTACTATATCTAGAGGAGCAGACAGTTATCagtgccatgtggttgctggtgattgaacctgggccctctggaagagcagccagtgcataTAACCACCGGACCAGCATCACGCCAGCCTCTATTAATTTTGTGATGAAAAACtgtatatttataattagcagCTGCACTCAACTAGATGattccagtttgtttgtttgttttggcttttcaagtcaggatttctctgtatagccctggctgtcctggaatttgctctgtcgACCTGgtaggcctcgaactcagggagccatctgcctcccagggctgggattgaaTGTTCGATGCCGTGCTCAGCTCCATCCCAGTTTGCTGGCAACACTTAAGGCGCCATAGTCTAGAATCACACCTTTCTCCTGCATTAGACCTGTGCGGTTcattccccaccccaaccccacccagcCATCTCCTGCAGTGTCTCCAGTGTGATACCATGCTTATAAGCCttactctaaaataaaataagaataaaataagaatagaaaataGTAGAAATAATAATCATGCTTGCCTTTCCTTCTCAAGGTGGGGAGAAGAGTTCTCACTGTCCAAGCACCCTCAGGTATGTTCACACATTCAGCCCTGAAAGCATTTCGTCTGCATTTGTGAAAGTGAACTTcgggttggtttgtttgtttataatttatttatttttattttatgtgcattggtgttttgcttgcatgtatgtctgtgtgaggatgtctgatcatggagttacagacagttgtgagctgtcctgtgggtgctgagaattgatctcggttcctctggaagagtagtcagttctcttaactgctgagccatctctccacctccatAAACTTTAGTTTTAATTAGTGTGaaagtctgtctttctctttgttaagttagacttttgtttgtttttgattcagaatctcactgtgtagttttggcaggactggaactcactatttagaccaggctaaccttgaatagGAGTCTCCTTTCTTTTGGCCTATAGGTGATGGAAATTATAGATGTGATATAGGCCGCCAGAGGCCTAGTCTTCCTCCAGTGAGGAAGCTGGGGTGGATGGTTTCTCTGTCTcgcgctgggaattgaatttagacTCTTCTGCAGGTGACACAGGTGCCCCACTACTGAATACATCCCCAGGCCTCTTGttaaaaattcatttggaacGCCAGGCAtagtgctgcacacctttaatcccagcacacaggagacagaggcagggagatctctgagttcaaggatagcctgatcTATATAACAAGTTTCAGGAAAAACAGGACTAtatagagatcctgtcttaaacaaacattCATTTGGAAATAACTACAGAAAAGGGGACAGATTGGTAACACAGAGGTAGCTGGGGACGGGATATGGTTAATAAAGGAGATTTTATTTCATGTGGCTTTAGTTAAGAGGGTTGGCagcatatttatatacaaatggGAAGGAGTAAGGAGGGAGGGGCATATCGGTGCACTGGAGAGGAAGAAAATGTAGAGCACTGGTAACTGGTGCTGTGGGGTCAGTTGGTTAGTTGGTAGGTAGAGAACTGGCTTTCTGTTGGGCCTGGAACAGCCATTCATCATACTGCAGGAAGGCAGGTATGAGGGCACAGAGGAGTGGCAGAGAGACTGTGGATGTGTACACTACTTCTCTTAgtacttagttagggtttcaccgtgtaccctggctgtcctggaacttgctatgtagaccaggctggccatatgAGTTGGTTCTTATTGATAGCTTTTCTGTGAGAAGCATGTTGGTTGAGAGAATGGAGGGGAGATGCCTTCAGAAAAAAGGTGAATTGTCCTTGTGGGGAGAAAAGCTGCCCATGTAGCTCACTGGTCAGTAAACATGGTTTGAGATGTAGACGGGCATACATGGCGATACCATCAGAACATTGCATGCCTGCAGTAGAGAGTGAGCACGTGATAACGGCAGAGGGAAGGCAGTGGCCTCTGCCGTCGCTGTGGTGTGTTCCCATGCCCTTGGGCATTAGAGCCAGCGGGGACCATTCACTACGACCTGGTGTATTTTGTGTCACTCAGAATTATTACAGATTCTTTTTAGAGTTGGAAGGAACTTAAGAGCACATCTAATCCCTTTGTTCTAAACTGGGACAGGGGTGGGGTAATATCGTGTATCCGAATCCTGGGAGTGCCCCTACCTGGAACTGTCATTCTCCAGCATGACCTGCAAAGAGAAGAATCGCAAagaacagggctacacagagaaaccctgtctcaaaaaaccaaaaacaaaacaaacaggaaaaggaagtggaaagggaCCAGCAGAGCCCTGGGCAAGCCTGGCGAGCTTACGTTATTTGACCTGATTCACTTTATAACTAAAACACAAATCCATGTCGAGCCAGGGCAGACAGTGCCCCTGGCCAGCTGGGCCCCGTGCCTGCTTTAGCACCGCTCCAGACCCGGGCTCCAGCACCGGCACGTGCTACTGCACTGACTTGATAACCACCAGTCTCTTGTTTCATAATTACAGTTTGACTTTCTGCCAGCTCCTGCTGGAGATATTCtaactccagtttcttttttcccttaaCTCT is a window encoding:
- the Zbtb8os gene encoding protein archease isoform X1, with protein sequence MAQEMEDVRDYNLTEEQKAIKDKYPPVNRKYEYLDHTADVQLHAWGDTLEEAFEQCAMAMFGYMTDTGTVEPLQTVEVEAQGDDLQSLLFHFLDEWLYKFSADEYFIPREVKVLNIDQKNFKLRSIGWGEEFSLSKHPQGTEVKAITYSAMQVYNEEKPEVFVIIDI
- the Zbtb8os gene encoding protein archease isoform X2 encodes the protein MAMFGYMTDTGTVEPLQTVEVEAQGDDLQSLLFHFLDEWLYKFSADEYFIPREVKVLNIDQKNFKLRSIGWGEEFSLSKHPQGTEVKAITYSAMQVYNEEKPEVFVIIDI